The DNA segment TTCCTTTGTACAGATTCAACAGCTTGaggcatgtcatcaacatagtgTAGTTCAAAAGATGAACTTTTCAGTTCATTGTGGATTGGATTACTTGAATGGACTTTACTTTCTGCTGCTAGTGATTCTTGGGCAACAGAGTTAAGTTCAGTAAATGGAGGATTTTGGTGGGGTTGAAAATCTTGATTTCCTTGTCCAGTTTGTGACAACTCATTTGACTGAATCTCTGGATTAACTATAGGAAGTTCTTGAGAAATGAAGTGGAGTTTCTTTAGTTCACACTGAACCAACTCTTTTGGCTGAAGTGAAATTCCAAGATTGGACTTGTTCTTCTCCACTTCAGATTCAACCTGCTGTTGATGATCTAAATCCATTTCTTGAGACTTATCGACAACATTATTATGTTGAATCGATTCGTTTGAGCTGTTGAGATTAGTATAAACCAGAGTACCAGGCTGAATTATTGAGTCCATTAGTTGATTTTCACACTCTTTGCTAGTTTCCTCACTAGCTTTTGGTTCCAATATGGATTCTGAAACTACAAATTTACCTTGTTCTGCATTTAACTTGGGACTTTCTGATTGATTCACGACTTCAAATACTTGcattacctcatcctgttcaACCATTCTAAGGTTTTCCAATATAGGTATAGATTGGGATTGAGTTTTGAGTGTTTGATCTGGATTAGCATGTTGATTAGTCGGTACTAATGTAGCATTTGGCATTGGCTCAGAAGGTAAATCTTGTCCTATATACACATTCAACTGCTTCTTAAGATGATTAGGCTTATCAATACCAATgtcttgattttgaaggtttatACCTTGACTTCTATGATACATTTTAACTTGTGGGGCAATGTCATTTGCTGCTGTAATGGGAGAAAATCGCCCCGGCACAAAGACTAATCCGCGGAATGTGTTGGCACTGTTACCAATTTTTATAGAAAGGAAATAGCCTGCATCAAAACAACCATCAATAACACCAGAAACTATTTGCCCCAGCATGTTTTCACTAGTGCTATCTTTTTGGCTCATTTCAGCATGTTGTTGAATTTTGTTACTGTTTTCAGTTGCTGGTGTTCTTGGAGTTTGCAGCATTACTCTTTTAGCAAGACCTCCATCTTTTGGAGGACGACCACGCCTTCGCTTTACTGGAAGAATTGTTGGAGCAGTGAGGTGATCTTGTTTATTATGATCATTCATTATGTGTAACTTGCTGCAAATCCTAACCTTAGTCTTGTTTTCAGGTACTTCACACTGCATGTGatagaaggaaaaatatttgtaaagttgctgccatgttgACCAGGAGATCACGGGtttgagccgtggaaacaacctcttgtagaaatgcagTGCAAGGCTGCGTACAaaagacccttgtggtccggctctTCCCCGTACCCCGTGCATAATGGTAGCTTAGTGCACCAGGCTGCCCTTTACTAGTGTTACAAACACATGGACTAGGATAAAAGATTTAGACAAAACTGTGACAAAATACCTATAGGAAGTGAGATTTCAATCCTTTGTTTATTACTTCCTAAACATCTTAAAATTTCAAACTAACTAAATTATCTCTTTCAAGTACAAGTTCCATTAATTTGCTCTTGTTTAGATGTACATTAAGAAAAGCAAACCTATAAATTTCTTACTTTTGCAGACTAAAAAGGTCCAAAATTGTCTCTCAAAGTACTGTGGTGCTTTACTTAAAAGAATGATCTATTTAGGAATCATTTGAAGTGAAGTCTCAAACTTAGAAGATGATTTATCCTTTTCCTTTTGATTTGATATATACTCCATAATGTATTCCATTAGGGGTGGACGAAAGCGGAATGTTTCGTGCACTAGGCTGCCCTTTAATGTATTCCATTAGGTTAACTTAAACATAATGTACGCCATTTTAAAAACTCGGAGGACTATCAATACTCTATCCTATACTTTAGAAACTATTTGAGTGAAGTCTCAAACTTAAGGGACTATTTTAGGCtttattttaatgattttatgCCTGGATGAGGTTCCAAATCCAATAGATTTGACTCAAATTCTATATATGTTAGAAATttactaaataaatataaataatagattGTGAACCCATTAAATCAAATGTGATATCATAGAACCCGGAACTCGAACTGATAATGATGTTTAAATCCTAGATCCACTTATGCTCGAAGTCATTAGAGCATCCATCCGAAAATCCAAAAGGTGTTGGTCCTTAGTCTTCTATCGTTGTTAAACAATTTCTTCTACATTTTCATAATCATCATTAGCATATTAATTTCCTACTTATCAACACGCCATAGGTATCAATTTCTAGACAATAATTTCTTAGATCTTGAaacagaagatataaaaaaagaATCAATATAAGATGTTGATATGagaaaaaacagaagaaaaaaatcaTGTGCACATAGACAATTGCAGCAGATCTGACGTGTTTTTCACGTGCATGTATGAGAAATATTAAATTAAGAAATTACCTGCTTCTATGCTCCACAAGAATTGATACTGATCAAACTTCAACTGCAGATCGAAAAGATCTTGTTTTCCTAAATGAATCTATTTTCTCCCTGGTTTTTTTAAGGGTAATTTCATTTATGATAACTCaacttttattttatgtactaaagttgttaaaatatattttttaacaaaaaaattactCAAAATTTTATCTAAGTTTCGGGAAAGTCACGGACTATTTTTTGTAACGAAAAAGTCATATAATCTTGACTAATAACCACAAGAGTTCAGTAGGGCAAAACAATGACGATATTTTCTATTGTACTTAGGTAAAATTGAGTAACTGTTTGGTTACAAAAGTATTTTAACGATTTTGGTGCATTAATATAAAAATTGAATGACCTAAAATTAAACCTTATGTTTTTAGGTAACTACTTTTTCTGAAGATAGTTGTAGAAGAAGTCAAGGTGCTACAGGTTGAACAATTCTGAAGATTAAAGGAGGGGCTTGGCTGTAACTTCTTTCTTGTATTATTCTATCATTTTATTAGTAGTATCATTATTGGTAATATCATCATAGGGAATGTTAtataaattcctattttatgaccctaaaacgttAAAAAATTAGAAACACTCGTGGCGAAGTCATgcctattgttcattaggtcgtttcgGATGGCCCCACAAACTTTTAGGTGATTTGGAGCCCGtcacccgaattcatgaagatgacgtggacattagcacagataaaattggaaatcgtcctgaattcctgttttatgggcctaaaacgccaaaaaacgaggaacaatcatggtgaaGCGGTGGCCATTGTCAattaggtcatttctgatgggcccacaaaattttaggcaatttaGAGATCGTCGTCCGAATTCACGAAGATGGCGCGGACATTAGAACATGAAAAATAGGAAATCATCTTGAATTCCTGTTttgtggccctaaaacgccaaaaacatgaagaacggtcatggcaaagcaatgactattgttcattggGAAAATTATGCTATACATCAAATATTTACACTGTATTTACCATTCGTAGCTATACTTTCAGCAAATTTACCATTCgtagctatatttgaattttatagcaaatctATAAAATAAGAGATTAATTATTTTGCACTAaaacaagagagcaacaagctctCATAGCTTAGTTCGTTAGAGCGTCCGCTTAGTCAGCGTAGGTCTTGGGTTCGACTctcaacaaaaatattttattttttgtatttatgtATTTCATCTTAGTTGTATTCGTATTGCGAATAAATACGGTCGATGCATGTTGCATCGTCCTTGTATTTCGCCTTGTATTCGTCACACGAATGAATACAATTGCAAGAACGAATACAGTTGATACACGTTGTATTTATTGCACGAACGAATACAGTTGACACAGGCTGCATCTGGAGGACACAAGTTGTATTCATTGCGcgtttgaatataatttatacaagTTAGTAACAATTAAACAATAACTACGAATGATAATTAGACAAACTATATAGTTACTAAGCTCTAAACAAActatagtggtttctgaaaattcctcttaGATCGTTTCTaatgggcccacaaaattttaagTGATTGGGAGCCCGTCCTGGAATTCATAAAGATGACGTCGACATTAACATACGGGAAATTAaaaatcgtcctgaattcctattttatggccctaaaataccaaaaaatgagaaacagtcATGGTGAAGCAATGACTATGTTCATTAGATCGTTTCTGATGAAGCCACAAAAGTTTTAGCGATTCGGAGCCCGTCTCCCAAATTCACGAAGATGGCATAGACATTTGGATACAAAAATTTGGCGATTCCAGAAAAATGAGATTCCTATTTCCATTAAATCGTTTCTTATGGTCCATAAAAATTGAGGCGATTTAGAGTACGTTGCCCGAATTCATGAAAATGACGGACACTAGAAAACGAAATATTGGAAATCATCCTGAAtttctgttttatggccctaaaataccatgaattcctgttttatggccctaaaatactaaaaaataaggaaaaattatgGTGAAGTAATGACTAgtgttcattaggtcgtttctgatggacccataaaattttaggcgattcggaggaTGTTACCCAAATTCACGAATATGGCGTGTACAATATCAACGAAAAAATCGAAAATAGTGATGTGAGGGataaaaaaacaaatgagaaGCCGTAAACGAGAGGCGGCTATTTATTGAGTGTACTAACCTTTTAAACATAGATGACTGTTCGACATATTCTTTTTAAAATAGAtgattgtttttaaaaaaaaatagaggaGTGTTCAACATTTTTTTAAAGGGTTAAGAAGaaaaaggcaaaattctaagaaAATAGATAAAAAGAAAACTTGGCAAATGAGAGTGCCACATCAGCACTTATGGTCCTTGCTTTATATAGATGTATGTATAGATTTATTGCAACTATGCCAACAAATATGTCATTTTACTTAACCCAAAATTATACTTCTCCTGTCCACAATAAGTGAATTTTTGCCTTTGGCATATCTCTTAATAAAACACAACTcctagaaaataaataaatattttgactaaattatccttaattaaaatttGTATATTATTAACTTGAGACatgtaaataaaaataaatttgaaaattaaagttaatttattcttgtaaaaaaaatacttattttaaactaaaataaaaaaaaattaaaaaattacttaTTATGAATCAAAAGAGTAATCTATTAGTCTTTAAGTTACTCACTGGCACTTCAATAAATTTCACTCTAGTCCAAATTTGTGCAAAATTTACTATCCATACAATTATTTGGCAGCTCTACTCTATATTTAGTCCTAACCCCTAACTGACCTAAGTGGATATATTTTAtaggaaaaatccaaaaatttcaTGGCCGAAAAAGAAGGCATGTGGTCAGCACAAGACCCTCTATAAATAAGCACCACAGAAATAAATAAAACAACACTAACCTgcaaaatattccaaaaataacaaaattaaaagtTGTAGTTTTTGATTGTTTGTTCAATACTTCAATCTAAGCTTCTTTCTCTCTTCCAACACCTTCCAAAGGCCGTAATTATGGCTTCTCTTGTTACCAATGGAATCTCCTGTTTATCTCCCCAACAAATCACTGAACAACCTAAATTACCAAAAGGGTGtcaattttttcaaaaatcagCTACCCCCAGAAACCCTAATTCAAGAAATCTGAAGGTCAAAGCTGCAGAATTGGCCAACACCACTCTTGAAACCCCAGGTAAAGACTCCTCCTTTTCAACAAATGAAATTGACCCACTTCAGAAATTCTTGAAAAGAGACTATAAATGGGGTTTTAATGAAAACATTGAATCTTTTGCACTACCAAAAGGGCTTTCTgaggaaactgtaaagttgataTCTTTGAGAAAAAATGAGCCTAGTTGGATGCTTGAGTtcaggttgaaatcttatgagaaatttattaaaatgaaaGAGCCTAATTGGTCTGATAATAGGTACCCAGaaattaattttcaagatatTGTTTATTATTCAGAacctaaaaagaaaccaacttTGAATAGTCTAGATGAAGCTGACCCTGAGCTTATTAAGTACTTTGATAAGTTGGGTGTGCCTTTAAACGAAAGGAATCGTTTGGCTAATGTCGCTGTTGATGCTGTTCTTGATAGTGTTTCTATTGCTACTACACATAGGAAGACTTTAGAGAAATCTGGTGTGATTTTTTGTTCGATATCTGAGGCGATTAGGGAGTATCCCGATTTAGTTAAGAAGTATTTGGGGAGAGTTGTGCCCCCTGAAGATAATTTTTACGCGGCTCTTAATTCCGCTGTGTTTAGTGATGGATCTTTTGTGTATATACCCAAACACACTAGGTGTCCGATGCAGATATCGACTTATTTTAGAATAAATGCTATGGAAACTGGACAGTTTGAGAGGACTGTTATAATTGCGGAGGAAGGAAGTTTTGTGGAGTATTTAGAAGGGTGTACCGCGCCTGCATATGATACTAATCAGTTACATGCTGCTGTGGTGGAGTTGTATTGTGATGAAGGTGCGGAGATTAAGTATTCCACTGTGCAGAATTGGTATGCGGGAGATGAGGAAGGTAAAGGAGGTATTTATAATTTTGTTACAAAGAGGGGACTTTGCGCTGGACCTAGGTCGAAGATTTCGTGGACGCAAGTGGAGACAGGGTCAGCTATTACTTGGAAGTATCCGAGTGTTGTGCTAGAAGGTGATGAATCAGTTGGTGAATTCTATTCTGTGGCATTGACCAATAATTATCAGCAGGCGGATACGGGGACAAAGATGATACACAAAGGGAAGAATACGAGGAGCAGGATAATTTCAAAGGGTATTTCTGCAGGACATTCTAGGAACTGTTATCGAGGACTAGTTCAGGTGTTGTCCAATGCAGAAAATGCCAAGAACTCCTCGCAGTGTGATTCAATGCTCATTGGTGATACTGCTGCTGCTAACACTTACCCGTACATTCAGGTAGTTTGTTCTTTGGGAACTTTAATTTCGTCATCTCTGTCTTAGCTTGATAACAATAAGTCTTGTTTTCCTTATCAAAAACAATAAgtcttgtttcatttttgtttttgttgccaCAACATGCTAGGGTTGCTACTTATAAATTACTCAATCACACTGTAATCCTTTTAGCTGTTTTATGGTGATGTTTGTTATGCATGATGCTGGTGCATTTAAGTTTTTATGTGACCTTTTTCATAGAATAAACAGTTTTTTTATTTCACCAGCTAACGTCCAAGACCTCTTCTTTCGAGATCTAGAattaaaggagaaagaaaattctTCCTTATGAAGTtagaaatcatccacaagatgaAGAAAAAAGGGGAGAAATGGTTCAGAGGGACTATTGCTATTTCCTCTTTTAAAAACAATCTGTAAAAAGAAGTTACACAAGCTGCTGAGGCAGGCAGCTTAGAAGTTCCTGATTGGACTCGAGGTCTTATTAGGCTTTTTTTATAACcgtggtgtccgggccagcttgcTCACACCTTGACTAATTCCACGActtacctgctacctcccactagCAACATGTACCAGGTAACTCTGTCTACTAAGGCTTGaacagatgggaagaaatcacatAGTATTTTTTGCCTCCGCTGAGATTTGAACCTGAAACCTCATGGTTCTCAACCCACTTCATTGATCACTGGTCCACACCCTTGGGAGCGAGGTTTTATTAGGCTTTTGATAGTTCATTTATACTTATAATGCCTGGAATTTAATTTCCTCAAGCTGTACTGGCTTATCCGTCTCTCcggggtaggagtaaggtctgtgtacagaccaccttccccagaccccacttgtgggaattcactgggttgttgttgttgttgtatattggCTTATCCGAGGATGTTATTTATGTTTGCAAGATGCATAGAGTCGTTTGTTCCTCTTAGCTTT comes from the Nicotiana tabacum cultivar K326 chromosome 14, ASM71507v2, whole genome shotgun sequence genome and includes:
- the LOC107776429 gene encoding iron-sulfur cluster assembly SufBD family protein ABCI8, chloroplastic; the encoded protein is MASLVTNGISCLSPQQITEQPKLPKGCQFFQKSATPRNPNSRNLKVKAAELANTTLETPGKDSSFSTNEIDPLQKFLKRDYKWGFNENIESFALPKGLSEETVKLISLRKNEPSWMLEFRLKSYEKFIKMKEPNWSDNRYPEINFQDIVYYSEPKKKPTLNSLDEADPELIKYFDKLGVPLNERNRLANVAVDAVLDSVSIATTHRKTLEKSGVIFCSISEAIREYPDLVKKYLGRVVPPEDNFYAALNSAVFSDGSFVYIPKHTRCPMQISTYFRINAMETGQFERTVIIAEEGSFVEYLEGCTAPAYDTNQLHAAVVELYCDEGAEIKYSTVQNWYAGDEEGKGGIYNFVTKRGLCAGPRSKISWTQVETGSAITWKYPSVVLEGDESVGEFYSVALTNNYQQADTGTKMIHKGKNTRSRIISKGISAGHSRNCYRGLVQVLSNAENAKNSSQCDSMLIGDTAAANTYPYIQSKNPTARIEHEATTSKIGEDQLFYFQQRGIDYEKAMAAMISGFCRDVFNELPDEFGAEVNQLMSLKLEGSVG